A window of Phycisphaerae bacterium genomic DNA:
CGAACAGCCGCAGCCCGCGGCACAACCCGACCAGATCGAGAATGGTCGTCCGCGAGACCTCGTTGCGCTGGGCCAGCGATCCGAAGCACACCGCGTCCGACGCCTCCGCCTCCGTCCGCAGGGCCTTCGACGGCTGGAGGAAGTCCCACGCCACCTCCTCGACGATCGCGAAGCTGTGGGCCTCGCCGTTCATCGTGATCTGCACCGTCCCGGTCGGGCGAGCCGGGTCGATCTGGACAAGCGTGGCCGGATTCTGCCGCAGCGAAAGCGCCCGCAGCATCTCGCGGCCCAGATCGTCGTCCCCGATCCGCGACACCGTCATCGCCGGATGCCCCATCTGCCGGCAGTGAAACACGAAATTGGCCGGAGCCCCGCCCAAAATCTTGCCGTGCGGAAACACGTCCCACAGCAGCTCGCCGATGCCCAGAATCCGCGCCATCGCTCGCTCCTCGCAACAGACCACGATCACCGCAGCCATCATAGACGCCGCCGAACCCTTTGGCAATCGTCTGCTGCTCTCCAATTCTCCGCGTGGTCCGCATGCCCCGTGCCGCTCTGAAGGGAAGTTGAATCGACGGCGAGAAAACTCCGCTCCCTTACGAGCGCGGCGGCAACTACAGCCGCATCTCAAGCAACCGGGCGCTGTAGGCGGCGATGATGTCCTGGCGGCGGAGCATGCCAATCACGGTGGTGGGTTTTTCCGGATCGACGATCGGCAGTTCCTCGAATCGCGACTTGGCGAACAGGCTCATCGCGCTGCTCAGGTCGGTACCGAGGGTCAGCGGCTCGACGTTGGTCACCGCCAGATCCTGGGCGATCGCCAGCTCGCCGATCTCGCTGTCGTAGAGGAACTGGCGGACGTCGTTCCAACTGAACAGGCCGTAGAACCGCCCCTCGTGGTCGACCACCGGGAAACACGACTGGAGCGTGCCGGGGATCATGTGGACCACTTCGCCCAGCAGCATGTCCACCGGCACCGTGGTCACCTTCTGCGAGGTGTACTTCCACGCGTCGCGGACGGTCAGGCCCTCCAACACGTCGATGATGAAGTCGCCGCGGTGGGCCGGCGAGTCGATCCGCGCGGCCACCTGCTCGCGATAGATCGACCACCCTCGCGACAGCAGATACGCCAGCGCGCAGACCCACATCGCGGGCAAAAATAGCGCATAGCTGGCCGTCATCTCGGTCACCATGATCAGCGTGCTGACCGGCGTGTTGGCCGCCGCGGCGAAAAAGCTGGCCATGCCCAGGATCACGAACACGTCGATCCGCGTGACCACGCCGGGCATCGCGTGCAGGAACGCCAATCCCACCACCGCGCCGAGCGAGCCGCCGATCACCATGCTCGGTCCGAACACGCCGCCCGAACCGCCCGAGCCGATGGTCAGCGAGGTGGTGATGATCTTGCCGATCCCCACCAGCAGCAAAACCGCGATGAGTATCTGGGATCCCGTCTCGGGATGCAGCAGCTTCTGGAGGAATCCGTAGCCGAACGACAGGACGCTCAGCACGTCCCGCTGAGCCTCCGGTCCGGCCCCGGCCATCAGATAATAGGCCGCGACGGCGAACGCGCCGGTCGCGAA
This region includes:
- a CDS encoding chloride channel protein, encoding MFSRLGLPEGGGRLGSVGRGIILAGAVGIVAGFGAIAFHFLCNLVVHYTLAMIAGYETRGPAGESEIFEPLGRPLVPWLLLVVPTLGGLVSGWIVYTFAPEAEGHGTDAAIDAYHNKRGLIRSRVPIIKMITSAITLGTGGSGGREGPIAQIGAGFGSYLATRLKFSDQDRRILLAAGMGAGIGAIFRAPLAGAIFATEVLYREPDFEPEALIPAFISTAIAYCVYSLVFGFEPLFLVAPMRFDNPMLLIPLAVLAAAMAGASLVYVRSFYGIHAAFKRLRIPPKFKPALGAFATGAFAVAAYYLMAGAGPEAQRDVLSVLSFGYGFLQKLLHPETGSQILIAVLLLVGIGKIITTSLTIGSGGSGGVFGPSMVIGGSLGAVVGLAFLHAMPGVVTRIDVFVILGMASFFAAAANTPVSTLIMVTEMTASYALFLPAMWVCALAYLLSRGWSIYREQVAARIDSPAHRGDFIIDVLEGLTVRDAWKYTSQKVTTVPVDMLLGEVVHMIPGTLQSCFPVVDHEGRFYGLFSWNDVRQFLYDSEIGELAIAQDLAVTNVEPLTLGTDLSSAMSLFAKSRFEELPIVDPEKPTTVIGMLRRQDIIAAYSARLLEMRL